The Trichoderma breve strain T069 chromosome 2, whole genome shotgun sequence DNA segment GGTGTTAGGCTGCCCGCCCGTATTCAGGGATGTAGACATCTTCCCCGTCTCTGCAGCCGAAGCTCCGACTGGCATCCGCAGAACATCCAGGACCTACAGTGGGCAGACGCACCGACTCTAAATTGAGCCAGTGATCCATTATATGCAAGGGCTGGACTGGCTGGGCTAGCTGAGGTTCTCGATCGGCCTCgtcagcttcttggaggcTTCCCTAACGTATCATGTGATTTAATGAGCGTAATGAGAATGAAAAAGCACCAGGCTCCATTATAGCGACCTGAAGAAACCCACAGAATGGTCTAATTTATTCTTTGGATTTGACGATTTCGCAATATGCCCGAGCCGACTAACACATTCAACATAAATACCATGCTGCCTACATCAAATATTGTCAACGACTCTAGATGGACTCATCAGAAACTTCGAAGGGATAATAACCGATTTGTGTTAATCTTGATTTCTCACTACACTCCTCACACTGGAAGATGGACACAACTTTCAACCTAGTTGTTCTGGAATTCGAATTGCCCGCtgatgagattctcaatGTCTACGGCACATACGGCGATATTATTTCCCATTGTCTACACAAATGTTGGCGCTATCATCCAACTTCGCTGCCAGCCTTGAAAATTTTAAAGCGGAgcgtctttgaagaagacgtGCTGCCTCCATGGAACGGAATTCATGGTCTTCTTTTATTAGGAAGCAGTAAGAAGCATCTCCCCCAATAACGCCGCGAGTACTAACAAGTTAGCTTCAAGAGTACACAGCCTCTGATGACGACCCATGGGTTACATCTTTGATAATGGCGGTCCAAATGGCATATATAATGAAGATACCTTTGATTGGGGTGTGCTATGGTCACCAAATAATTGCGCGGGCTCTGGGTGGTAAGATATCGCGTAACCCAGCAGGGTGGGAACTCGGCGTTTGCAAAATGGACATGACATCCATAGGCCAGGAAATTTTCGGAAAAGATGCTCTTGTAGGTAACTCTTAATCATAAATTACGCGGATTATACTAACGCCTTTGCTTAATTGTTAGATGGTTCACCAAATGCATAGAGATGCTGTGGTTGATGTTCCTCCAAACATCGATGTCATTGCCTCAAGTCGTTCCTGCAAGATTCATATGATGTTCCAGCCGGGAAGAGTCCTCACGATTCAGGGACATCCAGAATTCGATTCAAGAATCTCAAAATCTTGGCTGGATCAAAGATACGAGGAGGGCTTGGTGGAACAAGAGTTGTATGGTTATGCGCTGACAAAGCTCAATCTGGAGCATGATGGAATGGAAATACTGCAAGCGATGCGTAAATTTCTACTTGGAACACCCATATAGCCTAGCTTCTGGAACTATTGAAGAATTTCGTACTGGTCGGTTCTCGGACAAGCGGCGTAAACTATCATTACCCCAGTGGCGTCAAAGATGATCTTTGAGGTGGTGCGGGTCTGCGGGGAGTGATTTGGAGATGATTGCATTAGTGGTTCCGTCTCATTCTTCGGCCGCAAGGAAAGAAATACGGCGCTTTTTATATTTCTATGTCAATGGCATCCAGAGAGAGTTTTACCACTGGTACTATGAGAATAACACCTCGAATCTCAAGTCCACAACTATCTATTTTTGAAACATTCTGCCCCCTTTTTCGTGGGAGGGACAAAAGATAAGAATCCAAGGCCATAGCATGCAAGTGAGATCGCGCTTGAGGGTTTTGGGTAAAGAAGGGACGTGGCACAGAGGCCATAATCTTTGTgaaggaggctgaggttgCTGAACTTGCTGAATTAGCCGGTCGGCAAATTCAGCAGattcagctcttcttcttcccccgcAGATCGGCTTGTTCCGATGCTCATGGCCAATAGACTTGTATGCCTCTTTAATCAACAGCTTCTTTCGGTCGGACGGCTGCATTTCTCCTACTATACCCAGCAAAATCCCTCGCGAAATCTGACCCTGCGAGATTTCATCTTGTGCTTTCATCGGCACAGTAAGCCTCAGCAATGCCGCAAGGGCGAGATCCTTCTGCAGCGGCTTCCGGTCGGCATTCACGACGGTCCGTTGCTGGTTGTTGGACATGCAGAGGCAAGAAAGTCAAATGCGATGAACAACAACCTGTTTGTGGCAGATGTAGTCGATTGCACTTGTTCTGCGACTATCAGCCAAGGTCAAGAAAACCGTATGTTcggagaagaacaaaagcAGCTACACAGGAACCACAGGAAGAGTCAGGGATTGCCCGgggtgagagtgagagccAGGAAGCAGACACTCGATCTTCCGAGGAATGGACTGACAACTCCTCACAAGTAATTGTCTCCAACATGGGTACAGGCGATCTCTGTCACTACTCGCCGAGCCCTCCAAATATCCCTGCTGCCTGTTCTTTGAAATTGGGGCTCCAGGAGCGAGAAGCTATCCAGTATTTCCGGACCACGTTTTCCAGACATCAGCATACAAAAAACCCCAGCTACAATGTCATATCGGTCATATACAATATTGCAACAAAGTCTGAACTCGCAATGCATATGGCCGTTTCGGTTGCGAGACGAGAAATGCTTTGTCTTCAAAACAATGGCCAAACTGATGTCAAGGACGACGATATCTCTATTCTGCACTATTCGGCTGCCCTTAGTCAACTGGCCGAGTTTGTAAACGGAGCCGACGCTGTCACTGGGCTTGATACCATCCTAGCCAGTATCTGGCTCATGTTGACCTATGAGCAGAAATTTGGTGATGGCAACGGTGTTGGTCTATCCAGCCATCTGAAAGGACTTGCAACAATAGTACAGAGTGAGGCCAGACAAGCCCTAACTCTTCCGGCAGACGCAAACCACCATATCCCTTCTTCTGCCAACACCATGGAACTCGATTCTTCTCAGAGGCGCATGCacaccctctctctcttttctgcACGAATGCTGATTTGGATATCGCTCCTcgacgctggagctgcttcaACTGGATTGGGAGGAGACTTTAACGCGTCGCTCCATGGCTTACTTGAAGAACATGCTCACATCTGCGACGGATGTGATTCCCGATTGCAAACCAGTCTCTTCCGAAGCTTCACTGAAGTAGCAAAGTACTCAAATCCATTGTTTTGCAGGGTATGGGGAGACGATTATCCAATACAGGAACTGATGGATGACATCAGCAACCACGACATATTCCTATTGTACGGCTCTTGCTTTCAGGTCAGGTACATGGCCTCAAGATTGAGTAGCCTGAGGAAGCAGGTTTCAACAGCCGCCGAGCAATGTGAAGACGTCATTGAGCTGGCCTTTCAGGAAATAGCTGAAACATATACTGAGACTTTCCTACTGGCGAGCAAAATAACCGTCGAGACGGACAATAGTCTCCGCGTTATCAAGAATCTTCGGTTCATTGTTCCCCACTACCATGCAGCGATACTTTACTACGTAAGATGTGCGGATCCTCGACGATCCTCTTCGGACAGGCGGATGTCATCGTTAAAGATGATCATGAAATTAGCATACCAAGCCTTCAAACTTGAGGGGGACGAGGCTATGCTGCGGATCTCTTGGCCGCTCTTCATAGCGATACTCGAAACCGATGATCTCCTCCACAGGGAGTGGTTAATCGCTCGGCTACGTGCGCTCGGAAAATTCGGCAAGAATTACTCAAGGGCAGCGGTTTTTGTTGAGTCTTTcgttgcggaagaagaacgGAAAGGGGAACGCTTAGACTTCCAGGCTTATTTGACATCAGGAGGTTTTGAACAGTTCTCCATATGACAGCAGCGATTCAGTCAGACCCTTGAATTTCTAAGCTAGTATTTCGTGGGGCAGTGGAGAGTGACTTTACCCCAGACTAGTTCCTTTGGAATCTCGGGGGGAAGCGATGGTCGGCAAATTGGGTGGAGTTGGGCAATGCtgacgaggagatggcaCACGCCACAACTCTTAATCGAGCATAGCTGTACTGAACAAACCGCCCATTATAACTTTAAACTGGCGAGGGGTTAATAATGATGGCTTAACTATTCAGATACTGAACGGTCCTGTGGACATATCTATATAAGTCCCATTTTGGTCACTATGAACATGCCAATGCAACACCTCTCACCTCAGAATCAGAAGAAATGACAGACATCATGCATTCGACAGAAACGAAAGACGGCACAAGCAACAATCGGGCTGATGTTGAGAAGAATGAGACCGTGGCTGATTTTGATATTGGGAAGCACGAGACCGTTGGTgtccatgatggagatgaagcaatggcagcatttCAAGACGGCCAGGTTGTGGACGTTGACGAGGCTACCAACAAACGGCTGCTCCGCAAGATCGACCGGCATATCCTACCTATAATGTGCGCGGTATATTGTATGAACTACCTGGACAAAACAACTCTTTCATACGCCAGCATCATGGGACTGAAGGAGGACGTCCACTTGGTAGGGGACAACTACCAGTGGTTAGCGTCGCTCTTCTACTTCGGGTATCTTACATGGGAATGGCCTACGGTACGTCTGCTACAGAGATTGCCAATTGCCAAATACTCGGGGTTCTGTGTTATCTGCTGGGGCGTGACTCTTGCCCTATTCGCAGTTGTTCACGATTTCAAGGGCGCCGCCATCATTCGATTCCTTCTCGGAGCTTTCGAGTCAGCGGTGACTCCGGGTTGGGCTCTCATCACATCCCAATGGTACAAAAGGTCTGAGCAGGGGTCCAGGACAGGACTGTGGTTCAGTTTCAATGGCTTTGCTCAGATCTTCGGCGGTGTCATCGCCTACGGCATCGCTGTTGGTGGCGAGAGGGACATCTACACTATTCAACCTTGGAGgatcctcttcatcctcacAGGGTCACTCACTTTTgttcttggcatcatctttCTGATAGTCGTCCCGGACAATCAGCTCAAGTCGAGGTGGCTTAATGAGACTGACCGAGTTCTCGCCGTGGCAAGGGTCAGAGTCAACCAGCAGGGAATCGGCAACAAGCATTTCAAGACGTATCAATTCAAGGAGGCCCTTATGGACCCCTTGGCCTGGGCATTTGCTTTCTATAGCATTGCTTCCAACATACCAAATGGGGGCATCAGCAACTTCTTTAGTCAGCTCGTAAGTAGCACCCAGGGGAGGTATGGTTCAATCTTTGACTAATGTGACTAGATCGTCTCGTTTGGCTACAGTCCCACACAatctctgcttcttggaaCCCCCGCCGGTGCCGTTCAAGTTGTCAGCTTGTTGCTTAGTGGTTACTATGGCGATAAATACAAAAATCGACTATTGGTATCACTTGGTGGACTGAGTTTGGCAGTACTGGGAGCCATCCTGCTCGTTGCATTGCCAGATGCTGCAAAGGCGGGTAAGCTTGTCGGTTACTACTTGACTCTGGCTGGGACAACGCCATTCGTGGCACTATTGAGTCTAATTTCTTCTAATATTGCCGGATACACCAAGAAGACCACTGTGGCTGCTATGTATCTGATCTTCTATTGTGCCGGCAACATCATtggtatgtacatgtatgctcCTCCAAAACTTGCATGGTAGCAGTCCAACTGACCAATTGAGATGCAAGGCCCTCAAACCTTTCGCCCGGCGGATGCACCTGGGTTTATCCCGGCTAAAGTCACCATTCTTGTCTGCTATGTCCTTTGCATGATAGATGTCATCTTTATTTGGTGGTATTGTAGACGAATGAACCAAAAGAAGGCAGCCCTTAGAGCGGAACCCGGATACATAACGCAAGAGAACTCTGAGTAAGTGTATCGCCCCTGGATTTGAGAGGTAATATTCTAACTGATAGTTGGATAGGTGGTTGGATTTGACGGATAAGGAGAACCCTGAATTTACCTATACTCTATGAAAGAGCTACTGCTCGTTTATTTCCGTTGGAGTAAATCTTCGAATCTGTTTGATCGAGGAGCTAGACGAGCTCAGAGGATTGCTTAGGGTAGCATGGCAACGTGGGCAGATTTAATTGCCATCGTATTTTCAACCAGACGCTTATACGTAACCTCGTATCACCAAGGCCGCTCTGAcccaaaagaaaattaaGAACATCAACTTTAGCCTTACTAGACGAAACTAGCGATATATATCTCAGCCGAAACAGAAAAACGTCAGTGAATATAGTGTAGCCATGCGCATTTGCGATTGTCATGAAAGACTGTTCTGCTGACCCCCACAAAGCAAGAGGCATTACGATACTGCGTTTTCGATGATATTCATCCAGAGACATTATACTGCCAACGTAGCCGCAGAGTAGTCGTTGGAAGCCTTTGGAAAGTATTACAGTCTAACACGATGCTGGACGCAGCTGAAGGAGAGAAATATCAACATACCGAGATATAGATGGAAGTGATAAAGCACTTTAAAACAGATGCTGTACAAGAACGCCGCTAAAACTGGGAAAgtgaaagagaagaatgacCTTGGTTTGCTTACAGTACAATCTCTCAAGACTGTTGCATTTTTTACCAGGTGCCCAAGACGATACCtgaagcttcttttctgaGCAAGTGACGTTGGATGTCTAATTCAGCCTCCAAAGTAACAGATGTCTTCAGTCAAAAGAAGGGCTAGTTTCCCTCCTGACTACACAAGACTGACCACATCCTGTGTCCAATGGCTGTAAAGGCAGCATCTCCCATTGGGCCGCCCCATTCCAGCTGATTTTAGGCAAAAACCAACTCATCGTTGTTCGATCACGGTCGATATTTTTCCTCCGTACTCCTGGGGTAGGTGCATGATCAAAAAATATACCGCCGAGAAGACCCTGGCAGCCAACTTTTTGCTTACATCTGCCCGAGTCTGATTATATCCAATTTAGCCGTTAGACGAGCTGCACCTCTGCCCCGTTTCCCCCCGCGAATCACGGCTCGAGTcccgtttttttctcctaGATTGCTTCATCGGCACTAGGCCAATGGAGAGAAAGCCGTGCGGAATGCCGTCGTAGGCTGTTTGTTGAAGAGTTGGGGTGCATGCAGCTTCGGACCGGGGGCACATGGCGTTATGGTTAATTGGAAGCATACGGGTTAAGTATATGTCATAATATATTGGGCATATGGTAATCGATGTAACATTGTGGCCCATGGATGCCTTGGGCACAACTTCTGCATGACGGCAAAGATGGAGCATTCGCAATTTCACCACGGGATATTGTGATCTTGTAGACAGCTATTCCTGATGATTCGTCACATTGCCTGTTGCGGTTTACTGTGTTGTCTAGTCTCCGCGAATAAGAACCTTGTCAATGAGACCTTGTTAAAACATCGAATTGGTCGTATGTTCGGaactttttctctttttttgttatttcttttttttttttaccccAATGCCGGAGACGCCAAGACGAAATTAGCCGTTAGCCAGTAAATGAAAcattctgcttcttcgtacatgtaccggGAACTAGGGGTCCATCAGCCCACAGCTTGTGGCAAACTACATGTGATCTCGCTTGGTGTTGCTGggacagcagcatcaccatgCCACGATGGGATTCCAAGGCGCAATGTCTTTGTGAAAAAGGATCATATTCAGGCGGGGTAAATTGCTCAGTGGCCGGCCATATGGCTGTGCGGAGGCATGACAGCATTCTGTTCCAATTATCCGCAAACCGATTTATAAAGAGCGACGCCATCCTCCCGGAAActgagaaagaaaagtcaTCCATCAATCAGCTCGCAAAGTCCAACACAGTaagaaacaagaacaacaactTGAAACCATGGTTGCCTTTACTTCCCTTCTCGCTGGCTTCGCCGCCATTGCCGGAGTCCTGTCTGCTCCCACTGAATCCTCCGTTGAGGTGGAAAAGCGTCAGACCATTGGACCTGGCACCGGCTACAACAATGGCTACTACTACTCTTACTGGAACGATGGCCATGCTGGCGTGACATACACCAACGGTGGTGGCGGTTCATTCACCGTCAACTGGTCCAACTCTGGCAACTTTGTCGGAGGCAAGGGATGGCAGCCGGGCACCAAGAACAAGTAGGAGATTACACATCGTCCGTCaaatactaataataaaagctaaCGTATCTCTCTTTAGGGTCATCAACTTCTCCGGCAGCTACAACCCCAACGGAAACAGCTA contains these protein-coding regions:
- a CDS encoding fungal specific transcription factor domain-containing protein, whose amino-acid sequence is MGTGDLCHYSPSPPNIPAACSLKLGLQEREAIQYFRTTFSRHQHTKNPSYNVISVIYNIATKSELAMHMAVSVARREMLCLQNNGQTDVKDDDISILHYSAALSQLAEFVNGADAVTGLDTILASIWLMLTYEQKFGDGNGVDANHHIPSSANTMELDSSQRRMHTLSLFSARMLIWISLLDAGAASTGLGGDFNASLHGLLEEHAHICDGCDSRLQTSLFRSFTEVAKYSNPLFCRVWGDDYPIQELMDDISNHDIFLLYGSCFQVRYMASRLSSLRKQVSTAAEQCEDVIELAFQEIAETYTETFLLASKITVETDNSLRVIKNLRFIVPHYHAAILYYVRCADPRRSSSDRRMSSLKMIMKLAYQAFKLEGDEAMLRISWPLFIAILETDDLLHREWLIARLRALGKFGKNYSRAAVFVESFVAEEERKGERLDFQAYLTSGGFEQFSI
- a CDS encoding major facilitator superfamily domain-containing protein, whose translation is MHSTETKDGTSNNRADVEKNETVADFDIGKHETVGVHDGDEAMAAFQDGQVVDVDEATNKRLLRKIDRHILPIMCAVYCMNYLDKTTLSYASIMGLKEDVHLVGDNYQWLASLFYFGYLTWEWPTVRLLQRLPIAKYSGFCVICWGVTLALFAVVHDFKGAAIIRFLLGAFESAVTPGWALITSQWYKRSEQGSRTGLWFSFNGFAQIFGGVIAYGIAVGGERDIYTIQPWRILFILTGSLTFVLGIIFLIVVPDNQLKSRWLNETDRVLAVARVRVNQQGIGNKHFKTYQFKEALMDPLAWAFAFYSIASNIPNGGISNFFSQLIVSFGYSPTQSLLLGTPAGAVQVVSLLLSGYYGDKYKNRLLVSLGGLSLAVLGAILLVALPDAAKAGKLVGYYLTLAGTTPFVALLSLISSNIAGYTKKTTVAAMYLIFYCAGNIIGPQTFRPADAPGFIPAKVTILVCYVLCMIDVIFIWWYCRRMNQKKAALRAEPGYITQENSEWLDLTDKENPEFTYTL
- a CDS encoding glutamine amidotransferase class-I domain-containing protein; the protein is MDTTFNLVVLEFELPADEILNVYGTYGDIISHCLHKCWRYHPTSLPALKILKRSVFEEDVLPPWNGIHGLLLLGSKYTASDDDPWVTSLIMAVQMAYIMKIPLIGVCYGHQIIARALGGKISRNPAGWELGVCKMDMTSIGQEIFGKDALMVHQMHRDAVVDVPPNIDVIASSRSCKIHMMFQPGRVLTIQGHPEFDSRISKSWLDQRYEEGLVEQELYGYALTKLNLEHDGMEILQAMRKFLLGTPI